GGTTTTGAGGGTGGCTACCGAGGAATCCAAGATCTTGCTTATCTCTTCATAGGGCAGCTCATCATAATAACGCAGGTTAAAAACCAGCCGCTGCTTTTCGGGGAGCCGTAAGATGGCCTCCTGCAGTCGCACCAGAATTTCATCGCTGTCCTGGGGGCAGGAACCATGCAGGGTGTCTATTAATTTCTCACTGATTTCCTCAGAGGAGACCAGAAACCGTTTCCGTTCCTTAAACAACCGCAGGCACTCATTGGTGGCAATGCGGTACAGCCAGGTATACAGTTTGCTGTCACCGGCAAAACTGTTCAGGTGTTTGTATACATTGATAAACGTTTCCTGCAGGAGGTCCTGCGCATCTTCATGAGACACCACCAACCGCCTTATATGCCAATAGATCCTGGTCTGGTACTGGTTCATTAACATGGTAAAGCCTTTGTCTTTGGTGCGCGGCTCATGAAACAAGGACAAAATTTCCTCGTCTGTCGGTTCTGTCATTCCATCTGGGCGGTAAAAATTCCAACCATGCTCTTTAGAGGCATTAAAGGAACAAAGGTTAAACGGGAGGTTAGAAAAACAATTTTTTTTGAGGTTTA
This Rufibacter radiotolerans DNA region includes the following protein-coding sequences:
- a CDS encoding RNA polymerase sigma factor, encoding MTEPTDEEILSLFHEPRTKDKGFTMLMNQYQTRIYWHIRRLVVSHEDAQDLLQETFINVYKHLNSFAGDSKLYTWLYRIATNECLRLFKERKRFLVSSEEISEKLIDTLHGSCPQDSDEILVRLQEAILRLPEKQRLVFNLRYYDELPYEEISKILDSSVATLKTNYHYASGKIKEFMIQE